One genomic segment of Macaca fascicularis isolate 582-1 chromosome 19, T2T-MFA8v1.1 includes these proteins:
- the BORCS8 gene encoding BLOC-1-related complex subunit 8 isoform X8 — translation MEEPEMQLKGKKVTDKFTESVYVLANEPSVALYRLQEHVRRSLPELAQHKADMQRWEEQSQGAIYTVEYACSAVKNLVDSSVYFRSVEGLLKQAISIRDHMNASAQGHSPEEPPPPSSA, via the exons ATGGAGGAACCAGAGATGCAACTCAAGGGGAAGAAAG TCACGGACAAGTTCACTGAGAGCGTCTACGTCCTGGCCAACGAGCCGTCCGTGGCCCTGTACCGGCTGCAGGAGCACGTGCGTCGCTCCCTCCCCGAGCTGGCCCAGCACAAG GCAGACATGCAGCGTTGGGAGGAGCAGAGCCAGGGAGCCATCTACACTGTGGAATACGCCTGCAG CGCCGTGAAGAACCTGGTGGACAGCAGCGTCTACTTCCGCAGTGTGGAGGGTCTGCTCAAACAGGCCATCAGCATCCGGGACCATATGAATGCCAGTGCGCAGGGTCACAG CCCGGAGGAACCACCCCCGCCCTCCTCAGCCTGA